A genomic stretch from Kribbella amoyensis includes:
- a CDS encoding MFS transporter, with the protein MTELLFPLGGRRAWAVWMTAVLTYLVTVLHRGSMSVAGLQAAERFDISASALASFTVVQLTVYAAMQVPVGVLLDRYGSKRLLILASGLLFVAQSAFSLVESYPAALAARAVLGVGDALVFISVLRVVMSWFPALRQPVMSQATGMLGGIGAIVSTVPMAAAFHAFGWTTTFATASVLSLVTGVAVLFLIRDTPYDEALHRAKQPLAEVRRNLRRAWQEPGTRLGLWTHFTTSFSGSTFGLLWGYPFLVRGEGVAPTTAAAMLIVPVLAGLFYGPLVGRYAARFPFYRSWIVLAVIAGSVLMWTVVLAWPGQAPMPVLLLLIVVQAAGGPGSMLGLDYARTFNPATRFGAANGMVNTGGFIATLICIGMVGILLDASSGGAPQTITDFKWALMFQYVLWTIGTVQILKYRRRARATLARYNPEIYEALRANRIVPIQT; encoded by the coding sequence GTGACCGAGCTCCTCTTCCCCCTGGGCGGTCGGCGAGCCTGGGCGGTGTGGATGACGGCTGTCCTCACCTACCTCGTCACCGTGTTGCACCGTGGCTCGATGAGCGTGGCCGGTCTGCAGGCCGCCGAGCGGTTCGACATCTCCGCGTCCGCGCTGGCGAGCTTCACCGTGGTCCAGCTGACCGTGTACGCCGCGATGCAGGTGCCCGTCGGCGTCCTGCTCGACCGGTACGGGTCGAAGCGGCTGCTGATCCTCGCGTCCGGGCTGCTCTTCGTGGCCCAGTCCGCGTTCAGCCTGGTCGAGTCGTACCCGGCGGCGCTGGCGGCCCGCGCCGTCCTCGGGGTCGGCGACGCGTTGGTCTTCATCAGCGTGCTGCGGGTGGTGATGTCCTGGTTCCCGGCGCTCCGGCAGCCGGTGATGTCGCAGGCCACCGGGATGCTCGGCGGGATCGGCGCGATCGTGTCGACGGTGCCGATGGCGGCCGCGTTCCACGCGTTCGGCTGGACCACCACGTTCGCGACCGCGAGCGTGCTCAGCCTGGTGACCGGGGTCGCCGTGCTGTTCCTGATCCGGGACACCCCGTACGACGAGGCGCTGCACCGGGCCAAGCAGCCGCTAGCGGAGGTCCGGCGGAATCTGCGCCGCGCCTGGCAGGAGCCCGGGACCCGGCTCGGTCTGTGGACCCACTTCACCACCAGCTTCTCCGGCTCCACCTTCGGCCTGCTCTGGGGGTACCCGTTCCTCGTCCGCGGTGAAGGGGTCGCCCCGACGACGGCGGCCGCGATGCTGATCGTGCCGGTCCTCGCGGGATTGTTCTACGGCCCGCTGGTCGGCCGGTACGCCGCGCGGTTCCCGTTCTACCGGTCCTGGATCGTGCTGGCCGTGATCGCCGGATCCGTGCTGATGTGGACCGTCGTGCTGGCCTGGCCGGGACAGGCGCCGATGCCGGTCCTGCTGCTGCTGATCGTGGTGCAGGCCGCCGGTGGTCCCGGGTCGATGCTGGGCCTGGACTACGCCCGGACATTCAACCCGGCGACCCGGTTCGGCGCCGCCAACGGGATGGTCAACACCGGTGGCTTCATCGCCACCCTGATCTGCATCGGGATGGTCGGCATCCTGCTGGACGCGTCGTCCGGCGGTGCGCCGCAGACGATCACCGACTTCAAGTGGGCGCTGATGTTCCAGTACGTGCTGTGGACGATCGGCACGGTGCAGATCCTGAAGTACCGGCGCCGCGCCCGGGCCACCCTGGCCCGGTACAAC
- a CDS encoding GntR family transcriptional regulator gives MGSGTAGDEPANGLTLGDETAEIARVVVESAPEAEKIPAAERVYAYVKAAILDRTYPGGELLTEGELATAVGVSRTPVREALLRLEESGLVKLYPKRGALVLPVLPQEINDVVEARELIETHAAAKVWPRRKQLIAVLTEKVDEMRTHRRAGDAKSFLEADRAFHEAIVDAAGNQILAKLYNSLRDRQVRMGVPGIEVQPARMDKSIVAHQEMIDALGGNSVKRFRELVVAHIETAAADLRGVQ, from the coding sequence GTGGGTAGCGGGACAGCCGGAGACGAGCCGGCGAACGGGTTGACGTTGGGGGACGAGACGGCGGAGATCGCCCGGGTGGTGGTGGAGTCCGCGCCCGAGGCGGAGAAGATCCCCGCGGCCGAGCGCGTCTACGCGTACGTGAAGGCCGCGATCCTGGACCGGACGTACCCCGGCGGCGAGCTGCTCACCGAGGGCGAGCTGGCGACCGCGGTAGGCGTGTCCCGGACCCCGGTCCGCGAGGCGCTGCTGCGGCTGGAGGAGTCCGGCCTGGTCAAGCTGTACCCGAAGCGCGGCGCCCTGGTCCTGCCGGTGCTTCCGCAGGAGATCAACGACGTCGTCGAGGCGCGCGAGCTGATCGAGACGCACGCGGCCGCCAAGGTCTGGCCGCGGCGCAAGCAGCTGATCGCGGTACTGACCGAGAAGGTCGACGAGATGCGGACGCATCGCCGGGCCGGGGACGCGAAGAGCTTCCTGGAGGCCGACCGGGCCTTCCACGAGGCCATTGTCGATGCCGCCGGCAACCAGATTCTCGCCAAGCTCTACAACAGCCTGCGGGACCGCCAGGTCCGGATGGGTGTGCCCGGGATCGAGGTCCAGCCGGCCCGGATGGACAAGTCGATCGTCGCCCACCAGGAGATGATCGACGCGCTCGGCGGCAACAGCGTGAAGCGGTTCCGCGAGCTGGTCGTGGCCCACATCGAGACCGCCGCGGCGGATCTGCGAGGGGTGCAGTGA